The Ascaphus truei isolate aAscTru1 chromosome 12, aAscTru1.hap1, whole genome shotgun sequence region tactgaagcttttcccacattcagtgcAGTTATAAGGTCTCagccctgtgtggattctttggtgtataaCAAGATTTGATTTCTTACTGatgcttttcccacattcagaacagtTATAGgatctcacccctgtgtggattctttcgTGTGCAACAAGATTTGATTTCtcactgaagcttttcccacattcagagcagttatagggcttcacccctgtgtggattgttTGGTGTCTAACAAGATATGATTTatcactgaagcttttcccacattcagagcagttatagggtctcactcctgtgtggattgtttggtgtctaacaagaatcgatttccgactgaagcttttcccacattcagagcagttatagggtgtctcccctgtgtgaattctttggtgtgtaacataatgcgatttccgactgaagcttttcccacattcaaaGCAGTAATagggtctcacccctgtgtgtaTTATTTGGTGCGTAACAAGAGTTGATTTCAGACGGaagtttttcccacattcagaacagttatagggtctcacccctgtgtggattctttgatgTCTAACAAGAGTTGATTTTGttctgaagcttttcccacattcagagcaggtatagggtctcacccctgtgtggattctttggtgcgTAACAAGAGTTGCTTTCAGAaggaagcttttcccacattcagagcaggtATAGGATTTCTTCCCTGCACTGATTATTTGCTGTATAACATTACCGTATTTCCCACTGTTGGTTTTCATGTCTCTGTTCTATAAACCTCTTTGTCTTGTCTGGTATTTTGGTGTCTAA contains the following coding sequences:
- the LOC142464318 gene encoding LOW QUALITY PROTEIN: uncharacterized protein LOC142464318 (The sequence of the model RefSeq protein was modified relative to this genomic sequence to represent the inferred CDS: inserted 1 base in 1 codon) — its product is MKTNSGKYGNVIQQIISAGKKSYTCSECGKSFLLKATLVTHQRIHTGVRPYTCSECGKSFRTKSTLVRHQRIHTGVRPYNCSECGKNFRLKSTLVTHQIIHTGVRPYYCFECGKSFSRKSHYVTHQRIHTGETPYNCSECGKSFSRKSILVRHQTIHTGVRPYNCSECGKSFSDKSYLVRHQTIHTGVKPYNCSECGKSFSEKSNLVAHERIHTGVRSYNCSECGKSISKKSNLVIHQRIHTGLRPYNCTECGKSFSKKSTLVRHHIIHTGVRHYRPYNCSKCGKSFSKKGNLVRHQRIHTGVTLYCCECGKSFSQXSNLFKHKIIHLVKSPSN